The segment TGGTGTCGAGGGTGTCGACGACGGTGGGGATGGTGTAGGTGGCGTCCCAGATGCGGGTTCCTGTGGGGATGCCGAACTCGGGTGCGGGTTCGAGCAGGGTGCTGGTTTCGGCGATGAGGTGTCCTTGTGGGTCGAGGGTGATGGTGTCTCGCACCGATGGCGGCCGGTTGTAGGTGACCGCCAGGGTGACCGATCCGTCGGATCCCCGATCGACGAGGGTGACGGGGAGTTGGGTGAAAACCTCGATGAGTGCCGCCCGAACACTTGGGCCGGGGTCGGCCTCTCGGAGCAGGTCGGTGGCGAGGTGAAAGACCTGGATGTCCAACGGCAGGCTGCCGGCGCCTTGGCTCGCGTAGGCTTCGAGGGCGTCGCGGAGCCGGCCAGGGTCGGTGGGCCAGTCGGTTTCGGCGAGGTCGTTGGTGACGCCGGTGAGCTGGCGGGTGAGCGTCTGGCCGACATGATCTGTCTTGTCGAAGCCGTACGCGTAGTAGGCGGCCTCGACCTCGGGATCGAAGAAGGTCGGCGTCCCGGCCGTGGTGACCAGTTGCACGAAGTCGCCCCTGCGCCACTCTTCCCGTGTGGTTGGGAGAAGGTACGCGACGTGGCCCTGCAGACCCAGTCTGTCACCCGGAGTCACTATGAGACTGACTTGTCCGGATCGGGTGTAGAGGAACGACCCTTCCGGGATCTCTTGGGGGGTCGCCAGACGCGCCGCATACGCGATCTCGCCAAGCGTGGCCTCCACCCGGCTCGGACGTGACAGCACTACACCGGCAACCACCAGCACGACAGCCACAGCAGCGACAACCGGTATGAGCCGGCGTCGCCTCCGTGCCCGTCGACCTGCCGGCCGTTCAGTTCCGATCGCCTGCTGCAGCATCGCCCAGGCACGTTGTTCCTCGTCGTCGGTCGGCGTCGGATCACCGGCCAGCCGTCGAAGCTGCTCAAACGGGTCGTCGTTACGGTTCATCACGTCTCATCACTGTTTTCGTCGAAGTCGCCCAAAAGGTTCCGAAGCCGGCCCCTGGCACGGCTGAGACGAGACTTCACCGTGCCCACCGCAACCCCGGTCGCCTCGGCGATCTCCCCATACGACAGACCCGCCAACGCGTAAAGCGACACCACCTCGGCCTCCTCCCGGCGAAGCTGCCCGAGCGCCCCACGGATCACCCCATGAGCCGCATCGGCGTCGACCCTCCTGGCGGCCTCGTCGGCGAAGTCCGGCACGGTTGTCGGATTCCCCAGACGAAGCGTTGCCCGGCGACCACGCTCCCTACGCCGGTAATGGTCGGCGACCAGATGCGCCGCGATCCCCAACAACCACGGCCGGGCACTCGGATGCGACACGTCGTAGCGGTGTCGGGACTCGAACGCCTCCACGAACACCTTCGCGGCCACATCCGGCCCTTCTGGATACCCGAGCGTCCTCACCACATATCCATACACCGCCCCGTGGTGGCGACGAAACACGTCACCGAACCGTGACGGGTCAGACCACGAAGCCTCAATCATCTCCGCGTCAGAACCATCGATACCCATCCCACTCATGCTGGCACAAGGGCGGCTTGCACGACCGTCACGCCAGCGAAACGGTCAGGATCCCCAATAGGAGATCGACCGGGTGAGGTTGTTCATCCACGTCAGATTGTGTATCGAACCCGCCGGGTAGGTGTCCTCCCCCGACCCTTGACCTCCCGACGAGACATGATGCCGCAAGCGATAGCAGCCGTTCCACGAGGACGAGATCCGATCCGCCCACGTAGCCCCCGTGTTCCAATACCCGCCCGAACACGAGGATCCCACGACGCTGATCGAACTCCCGGAACCATTGAAACCATCGAAATGCACCCCGAGTGTGAACGATGCCACCGTCGCCGCCGCACCCCCCTCATCGGCCAGCAGTCCCGGCCCGGTCAACCCGGCATCAAACACGACAGAACCACCCGAAGCGA is part of the Actinomycetota bacterium genome and harbors:
- a CDS encoding RNA polymerase sigma factor encodes the protein MGIDGSDAEMIEASWSDPSRFGDVFRRHHGAVYGYVVRTLGYPEGPDVAAKVFVEAFESRHRYDVSHPSARPWLLGIAAHLVADHYRRRERGRRATLRLGNPTTVPDFADEAARRVDADAAHGVIRGALGQLRREEAEVVSLYALAGLSYGEIAEATGVAVGTVKSRLSRARGRLRNLLGDFDENSDET